Within the Candidatus Binatia bacterium genome, the region CAAGGACATCTATGCCTTGACGCCGGAGGAGTTGAAGGACGTGCCGAGCATGCCGGCCAGCCTGGATGAAGCGCTCGGCAACCTGAAGAAGGACCACGAGTTCCTGCTGCAGGGCGACGTGTTCACCGAAGACGTCATCGACACCTGGATCGAGTACAAGATGGCGAACGAGGTCAGCGCCATGCGCCTGCGTCCGCACCCGCACGAATTCGCGCTGTACTTCGACGCCTGAGGCGAACTGCTGCGACACGCCCCTGGCGGCGAAGGCGGAACCTGTCTTGGAAGGGCGCACGACTGTGCGCCCTTCTCATTTTGGGGAGAAGCGGGGTCAGTTCTGCTGCCGCGGCTCCACTCTCTCACCGGCAAGTTCGCTGTCCGCCTCGAGGCACAGCAGACGGACGCGGCCGGTCGAGAGGATTTGGCCGGCCTCATTTCGCGCTGTGGCTTCCCAGACCTGCGAGCGGCGGCCGCGGGTCAGTGGCGTTGCCGTGACCCGCACGCGCCCGGCCCGCGCCGCACGGATGAAGCTGGTGTGGTTCTCGACCCCGACAACGGATCGCCCGCGCGCCATCGCGTCGATTCCGGCGCCCGTGGAGCATGCCGCCTCGACTGCCGCGCAGTGCACGCCACCGTGGACGATGCCGTAGGGCTGCAGATGCTTCTCGTCGACGTCGTACTCGATCACCACCTCATCCCGCGATGCCTGCACGTAGCGGAAACCCATGGCGACGTCGAACCCGGTGAGCCAGCCGTTCAGAAGTTTTCTAGTGTCTGCTTGTGTCTCATTTCCCATAGTCTAAACCACAATTCACGGTCATGGCGCGAACCCGTACGCCTGGACCTTTCAACGGTGAGATTGCCTTACGAATCCCGCTTCACCGGCGTGTAGATCATTGTCGGCAACGGCGTCACCTTCCCGCTCCCATCCGGCACCGAATGGATC harbors:
- the glnA gene encoding glutamine synthetase (forms a homododecamer; forms glutamine from ammonia and glutamate with the conversion of ATP to ADP and phosphate; also functions in the assimilation of ammonia; highly regulated protein controlled by the addition/removal of adenylyl groups by adenylyltransferase from specific tyrosine residues; addition of adenylyl groups results in inactivation of the enzyme) yields the protein KDIYALTPEELKDVPSMPASLDEALGNLKKDHEFLLQGDVFTEDVIDTWIEYKMANEVSAMRLRPHPHEFALYFDA
- a CDS encoding PaaI family thioesterase yields the protein MGNETQADTRKLLNGWLTGFDVAMGFRYVQASRDEVVIEYDVDEKHLQPYGIVHGGVHCAAVEAACSTGAGIDAMARGRSVVGVENHTSFIRAARAGRVRVTATPLTRGRRSQVWEATARNEAGQILSTGRVRLLCLEADSELAGERVEPRQQN